A stretch of the Vigna radiata var. radiata cultivar VC1973A chromosome 9, Vradiata_ver6, whole genome shotgun sequence genome encodes the following:
- the LOC106773404 gene encoding anthocyanidin reductase ((2S)-flavan-3-ol-forming)-like, producing the protein MAKSDFLIKDYIFLLSPTSCLVKQLLQKGYAVNTTVTDPDNAKKIYHLLALQSLDELNIFGADLIIEKDFDAPIAGCELVFQLATPVNFASEDPENDMIKPAISGVLSVLKAYARAKGVKRVILTSSTVVVTINPVKEKGLVMDESNWTDVEFLSTAKPPTWGYPVSKALAEKAAWKFAEENHMDLITMIPTLTTGPSLTPDIPSSVGLATSLITGSKYRNVRIFISMNHVMLSPPCRKSHNQI; encoded by the exons ATGGCGAAGTCTG ATTTTCTAATCAAAGattatatctttcttttatcCCCTACCTCTTGCTTGGTAAAGCAATTGCTTCAGAAGGGTTATGCTGTCAACACCACTGTTACAGATCCAG ATAATgctaagaaaatatatcacctTTTAGCACTGCAAAGTTTGGACGAATTGAACATATTTGGAGCagatttaattattgaaaaggATTTTGATGCCCCTATTGCAGGCTGTGAACTTGTCTTTCAGCTTGCTACACCTGTGAACTTTGCTTCTGAAGACCCTGAG AATGACATGATCAAGCCTGCAATATCAGGAGTGTTGAGTGTGTTGAAAGCATATGCTCGAGCAAAAGGTGTCAAACGAGTCATTTTAACATCTTCAACAGTTGTTGTAACCATAAACCCTGTCAAGGAGAAAGGTCTGGTTATGGATGAAAGCAACTGGACTGATGTTGAGTTCTTGAGCACTGCAAAACCACCCACATGg GGTTATCCTGTCTCCAAAGCACTGGCAGAGAAAGCTGCATGGAAATTTGCTGAAGAGAATCACATGGATCTCATCACTATGATACCAACTCTCACAACTGGTCCTTCTCTCACTCCAGACATCCCATCAAGTGTTGGCCTAGCCACATCTCTCATAACAGGTTCAA AATATAGGAATGTCAGAATCTTTATCAGCATGAACCATGTCATGTTGTCACCACCGTGTCGGAAATCGCACAACCAGATTTGA
- the LOC106773891 gene encoding 7-methylxanthosine synthase 1-like — translation MMPTERVLHMNGGEGETSYIKNSLLQRKVASMVKPILEDNVKRLMSNISSERCWKVADLGCSSGPNSLLFVSNMLSIMDNVNLSLNQRTPRVLQIYMNDLFGNDFNSIFKLIPDFFQRIHEEKNDNRCFIHATPGSFYGRLFPDDYIHFFHSSYSLHWLSQAPKSSTNTDEPLNKGNVYITSTSLPSIREAYFSQFAKNFELFLKSRSEELKSDGIMVLTFIGRDETHKIGNPAEVIGMVLNDMVQEGLLEEKKLDFFDLPIYGPTAEEVRQVIEEEGSFAIQTLRTFNIGWDANLHEDVDDSILDSKMKGEFVAKSMRAVLEPLLSIEFGKDTTDELFKRFEKKVSLLFEFQTLEYTNVSVSMAKVS, via the exons ATGATGCCCACAGAGAGAGTGCTTCACATGAATGGTGGTGAAGGAGAAACCAGTTATATCAAAAACTCCTTACTTCAG AGAAAAGTTGCAAGCATGGTGAAACCTATACTTGAAGATAATGTAAAACGGTTGATGTCAAACATAAGTTCTGAAAGGTGTTGGAAAGTAGCAGATTTGGGATGCTCTTCCGGACCAAATTCACTCTTATTTGTGTCAAATATGCTGAGCATAATGGATAATGTTAATCTGAGCTTAAACCAGCGTACGCCACGTGTATTGCAAATTTACATGAATGATCTATTTGGAAATGATTTCAACAGCATCTTCAAGTTGATCCCCGACTTCTTCCAAAGGATACATGAAGAAAAAAACGACAACCGATGTTTTATTCATGCAACACCTGGAAGCTTCTATGGAAGGCTTTTTCCTGATGATTACATCcacttctttcattcttcttacAGTCTCCACTGGCTATCACAG GCACCAAAAAGCTCGACCAACACAGACGAACCACTCAACAAGGGAAATGTTTATATAACAAGTACAAGCCTTCCTTCTATCCGTGAAGCATACTTTAGCCAATTTGCAAAGAATTTCGAACTTTTTCTAAAATCACGTTCAGAGGAATTAAAGTCGGATGGTATTATGGTACTTACATTCATCGGTAGAGATGAAACCCATAAAATTGGTAATCCTGCAGAGGTAATTGGAATGGTACTGAATGACATGGTTCAAGAG GGTCTActtgaagagaaaaaattagactTCTTTGATCTTCCTATATATGGTCCCACGGCTGAAGAAGTTAGACAAGTGATTGAAGAAGAAGGATCCTTTGCTATTCAAACATTGAGGACTTTCAACATAGGTTGGGATGCAAATCTTCACGAGGATGTCGATGATTCTATACTTGATAGCAAAATGAAAGGAGAGTTCGTAGCCAAGTCCATGAGAGCTGTTTTAGAACCTCTTTTGTCAATTGAGTTTGGAAAAGATACCACGGATGAATTGTTCaaaagatttgaaaagaaagtttCCCTACTCTTTGAATTTCAGACTTTGGAGTATACTAATGTGTCAGTGTCCATGGCCAAAGTTTCTTGA